In a genomic window of Gloeocapsopsis dulcis:
- a CDS encoding DEAD/DEAH box helicase, which translates to MVRIPTLSFDRGTLILHPPPKGKAWVDYATWDDRVEKFRIKAIDYRPLVEALQNENIHFIDEAKAFVTLELVSSLAMEPYPHQTEALTAWKQAGRQGVVVLPTAAGKTYLAQLAIASTPRSTLIVVPTLDLMHQWYAQLLAAFPDAKVGLLGGGSRDKSLLLVATYDSAAIHAEALGNRYALLIFDECHHLPTDFNRAIAEYAIAPYRLGLTATPERSDGKHSDLNYLIGTEVYRQTAEELAGKALAKHEVVQIKVKLSQQERDRYNESIKLRNAFLQQANIKLGSLKGWQLFVQASARSTAGRKAMLAHRAAKAIALGTDGKLRVLSNLLAEHYPERTLIFTADNATVYRISQELLIPAITHQTPIKERHEILLRFREGEYRALVASHVLNEGVDVPAASVAIILSGTGSAREYIQRLGRVLRRGTDGEKLAVLYEVVAEDTSEEGTSVRRRGLDNEPHSPQGLPKARHKGHKEKKDFGGSLVAAESLGLYRVDVDNEDT; encoded by the coding sequence ATGGTACGTATTCCTACACTATCTTTTGATCGCGGTACTTTAATTTTGCATCCTCCGCCCAAGGGTAAGGCATGGGTAGATTACGCTACCTGGGACGATCGCGTAGAAAAATTCCGCATCAAAGCAATTGACTATCGTCCGCTTGTGGAAGCATTACAAAACGAGAACATTCATTTTATTGATGAAGCCAAGGCGTTTGTGACATTGGAACTTGTGTCAAGTTTGGCAATGGAACCGTATCCTCATCAAACAGAGGCTTTAACCGCATGGAAACAAGCGGGGCGTCAAGGTGTAGTTGTCTTACCTACTGCCGCTGGAAAAACGTACTTAGCTCAACTGGCGATCGCTTCTACTCCACGTAGTACACTAATCGTAGTTCCAACTTTGGATTTGATGCATCAGTGGTATGCTCAACTCTTAGCAGCGTTTCCAGATGCAAAAGTAGGGTTACTTGGTGGCGGATCGCGAGATAAGTCTCTCCTGCTAGTTGCTACGTATGATAGTGCAGCCATTCATGCAGAAGCTTTGGGAAACCGCTATGCACTGTTGATTTTTGATGAGTGTCATCATTTACCTACTGATTTTAATCGCGCGATCGCGGAATATGCGATCGCACCCTATCGATTAGGACTCACTGCAACACCAGAACGCAGCGATGGTAAGCACTCAGATTTAAATTACTTAATTGGAACCGAAGTTTATCGCCAAACTGCGGAAGAACTTGCAGGTAAAGCTTTAGCCAAACACGAAGTTGTCCAAATCAAGGTAAAACTGTCGCAACAGGAACGCGATCGCTATAACGAATCGATTAAGTTACGCAATGCCTTTTTACAGCAAGCAAATATTAAGCTTGGTAGTTTAAAAGGTTGGCAATTATTTGTCCAAGCAAGTGCGCGTTCGACAGCAGGACGTAAAGCAATGTTAGCGCACCGCGCAGCAAAGGCGATCGCCTTAGGTACGGATGGTAAGTTACGGGTGTTGAGTAATTTACTCGCCGAACATTATCCCGAACGTACGTTAATTTTTACGGCAGATAACGCAACGGTGTATCGCATTTCACAGGAATTGTTGATTCCAGCAATTACCCATCAAACTCCAATTAAGGAACGTCATGAGATTCTTCTGCGGTTTCGGGAAGGGGAGTATCGCGCTTTAGTCGCTTCGCATGTTTTGAATGAGGGTGTCGATGTTCCCGCAGCGAGTGTGGCGATTATTCTTTCGGGTACGGGTTCGGCGCGGGAGTATATTCAACGTTTGGGACGGGTGTTGCGACGCGGTACGGATGGGGAGAAGTTGGCTGTGTTGTATGAGGTGGTGGCGGAGGATACTTCGGAGGAGGGAACTTCGGTGAGAAGGAGGGGTTTGGATAACGAACCACATTCCCCGCAGGGGTTGCCGAAGGCTAGACACAAAGGACACAAAGAGAAGAAAGATTTTGGGGGGAGTTTGGTAGCAGCGGAGTCTTTAGGTTTGTATCGAGTTGATGTTGATAATGAAGATACTTAA
- a CDS encoding YqeG family HAD IIIA-type phosphatase, whose product MRRNNSKWNCPKQTYTLASIDVDLLKIFGIQGILLDLDNTIVSEDDCYLSPGAEAWIKQAKLQGLIFFILSNGKWHYRAKAWSQRLKIPLINPARKPFTCAFRRALKFMKLTPKQVVVIGDSCHTDILEAWFIGCYSIQVAILPHPLRWWEKILGKRVQTPYPHTQELWKNDFLYNNLL is encoded by the coding sequence ATGCGTAGAAATAATTCAAAATGGAATTGTCCTAAACAAACTTATACTCTGGCTTCTATCGATGTTGATTTACTAAAAATATTTGGAATACAAGGTATACTTCTTGATTTAGATAACACAATTGTTTCAGAAGACGATTGCTACTTATCCCCAGGTGCTGAAGCTTGGATAAAACAAGCAAAATTACAAGGCTTAATTTTTTTTATTCTCTCTAATGGTAAGTGGCACTATCGAGCAAAAGCATGGTCGCAAAGGTTAAAAATACCACTAATTAATCCAGCAAGAAAGCCATTTACTTGTGCATTTCGTAGAGCATTAAAATTTATGAAACTAACACCAAAGCAGGTTGTAGTTATTGGTGACAGTTGCCATACAGATATTCTGGAAGCATGGTTTATTGGCTGTTATAGCATCCAGGTTGCTATCTTACCTCATCCCTTACGATGGTGGGAAAAAATTCTAGGAAAGCGAGTACAAACTCCGTACCCTCATACGCAAGAACTTTGGAAAAACGATTTTCTATATAACAACTTATTATGA
- a CDS encoding aminotransferase class IV produces MTYIYYINGKYVAADEACLPLNDLGIVRGYGIFDFLRTYNGVPFKLREHVQRLQKSAELIGLNLPWSTLEIKAIAQETFNCNHLPEANIRIIATGGISTDFITPSGEPSLIVIVTPVTEYPEAYYKQGVKVITVQTQRFIPGAKSLNYISAIMALQQAKQVNAIEALYINQHHVLEGTTTNIFVFRDNKLITPKENILHGITREVVLELAKNEFEIVEQPIYYSELNSCDEVFITATNKEIMPVTQIDDLQISNGKPGKNTQCLIHLFRNYTRLTNT; encoded by the coding sequence ATGACGTATATTTATTACATAAATGGGAAATATGTTGCTGCTGACGAAGCTTGTTTACCGCTTAATGATTTAGGAATTGTTCGAGGATATGGCATCTTTGACTTTTTACGTACTTATAATGGAGTACCTTTCAAACTCCGCGAACACGTACAAAGACTGCAGAAATCGGCAGAATTAATCGGTTTAAACTTACCGTGGTCAACTTTAGAGATTAAGGCGATCGCCCAAGAGACATTCAACTGCAATCATCTTCCTGAAGCCAACATTCGCATCATAGCTACAGGTGGTATTTCAACAGATTTTATTACTCCTTCCGGCGAACCCAGCTTGATAGTCATTGTGACTCCGGTAACTGAATATCCTGAAGCATATTACAAACAAGGAGTCAAAGTAATTACAGTCCAAACTCAGCGATTTATACCAGGAGCCAAGAGTCTAAATTATATCTCTGCAATTATGGCATTACAACAAGCAAAACAAGTTAATGCAATTGAAGCACTATATATAAATCAGCATCATGTTCTTGAAGGAACAACAACAAATATATTCGTATTTCGCGACAATAAACTTATTACCCCAAAAGAAAACATTCTCCACGGTATCACTAGAGAAGTTGTTTTAGAACTTGCAAAAAACGAATTTGAGATCGTCGAACAACCGATTTACTACAGCGAGTTAAATAGTTGTGACGAAGTATTCATCACCGCTACAAACAAAGAGATTATGCCAGTAACTCAAATCGACGATTTACAAATCTCCAACGGCAAGCCAGGAAAAAACACCCAATGCCTTATACATTTATTTCGCAACTATACGAGATTAACTAACACCTAA
- a CDS encoding glycine betaine ABC transporter substrate-binding protein encodes MKRFILLCFFSFSLILAIASCNPSTTTGGGGDIVVASKDFTEQDILGELLAQHIENTTELRVDRRLHLGGTFVCHQALLAGQIDAYIEYTGTAFTGILKQKPIGDPQAVYQQVRSSYAQQFELEVTPPLGFENTFAIIVRGEDARAYNLQTISQAAPYTPQWQAGFGYEFIQREDGFPGLAQTYNLQFARSPRVMDLGLMYRALIDKQVDLVAGNSTDGQIARLDLAILEDDKRYFPPYEAAPIIRQATLKKYPQLLPAIQQLGDLITEDEMRGLNYQVEGELRDIPEVVREFLQAKIPTKNVKK; translated from the coding sequence ATGAAAAGATTTATTCTTCTCTGCTTTTTTAGCTTTAGTTTGATACTCGCGATCGCTAGTTGTAACCCCAGCACAACAACAGGTGGTGGTGGTGATATTGTTGTTGCTTCTAAAGATTTCACTGAACAAGATATTCTTGGTGAACTTTTAGCTCAGCATATCGAAAATACAACAGAATTAAGGGTCGATCGTCGCTTACATTTAGGTGGAACTTTTGTCTGTCACCAAGCATTACTTGCAGGACAAATTGATGCTTATATTGAATACACTGGTACAGCTTTTACTGGTATCTTGAAACAAAAGCCAATTGGCGATCCGCAAGCTGTTTATCAACAAGTCAGATCGTCATATGCGCAACAATTTGAACTTGAAGTAACTCCACCCTTAGGCTTTGAAAATACCTTTGCTATTATTGTTCGCGGCGAAGACGCAAGAGCCTATAATTTACAAACAATTTCCCAAGCCGCCCCATATACTCCACAATGGCAAGCAGGCTTTGGTTACGAATTTATTCAGCGCGAAGATGGATTTCCAGGATTGGCTCAAACCTACAACTTACAGTTTGCGCGATCGCCCCGCGTGATGGATTTAGGCTTAATGTATCGTGCCCTAATTGATAAGCAGGTTGATCTGGTTGCTGGTAACTCTACTGATGGACAAATTGCACGGTTAGATCTAGCAATTCTTGAAGATGACAAGCGCTATTTTCCCCCTTATGAAGCCGCACCAATCATCCGCCAAGCAACTTTGAAAAAATACCCTCAGCTACTACCCGCAATTCAACAACTTGGTGACTTAATTACTGAAGATGAAATGCGCGGTTTGAATTACCAAGTCGAAGGCGAATTACGCGATATCCCAGAAGTTGTTCGGGAGTTTTTACAAGCTAAAATTCCGACAAAAAATGTGAAAAAGTAG
- a CDS encoding DUF790 family protein — MLPTDLLTHRLNGETIVPKRLAIDAKNLELATDLIACFQESIGNSQGELNERLQDFEGDSPDYRIKRGLAHLLKGLCEFEVVSPLEPQVLRERVFKVAAQTVPSRFNSQQTLNNLALQLSQELQREVIAEEIRVGLYADLAENRILTSFDVPTPEQLLHRYNLSQVQGIFYKASHLIINAHRNVPGQYKLLFRYLKLFQLMAYIEGDAEHGFTITVDGPTSLFSPSTRYGLAIAKLIPALLHVTKWSLSATLQFRDFYTNNWKTGRFHLDSECGLVSHYPPGKPYDSMLEASFVDRWESLKTNWILEREVDLIPIPGSVMIPDFRLVHPDGRIFLLEIVGYWRPEYLQKKFSQVRRANCDHLILAISERLNLEKAGVKLNDCPAQIVWFKDKLQPKSVLAVLE; from the coding sequence ATGTTACCAACTGATTTACTAACGCATCGCTTGAATGGGGAGACGATTGTTCCGAAGCGATTGGCGATTGATGCTAAGAATTTGGAGTTGGCAACGGATTTGATTGCTTGTTTTCAGGAATCGATTGGTAACTCTCAGGGCGAGTTAAATGAGCGATTGCAAGATTTTGAGGGTGATAGTCCTGATTATCGCATTAAGCGTGGGTTGGCGCATTTGTTGAAAGGTTTATGTGAATTTGAGGTTGTTAGTCCGCTGGAACCTCAAGTTTTGAGAGAACGAGTATTTAAAGTTGCGGCACAAACAGTTCCTAGTCGTTTTAATAGTCAGCAAACTCTCAATAATTTAGCTTTACAACTAAGTCAAGAATTACAGCGGGAAGTTATTGCGGAGGAAATTCGGGTGGGATTGTATGCTGATCTTGCTGAGAATCGAATTTTAACTTCTTTTGATGTGCCTACACCAGAGCAATTATTACATCGATATAATTTGTCTCAAGTTCAGGGAATTTTTTATAAAGCAAGTCATTTAATTATTAATGCACATCGCAATGTTCCTGGTCAATATAAGTTATTATTTCGTTATCTAAAATTATTTCAATTGATGGCTTATATTGAAGGCGATGCAGAGCATGGATTTACAATTACAGTTGATGGTCCTACAAGTTTATTTAGTCCAAGTACTCGATATGGACTAGCGATCGCTAAACTGATTCCTGCACTGTTACACGTGACTAAATGGAGTCTCAGCGCAACACTACAATTTCGCGATTTTTATACAAATAATTGGAAAACTGGTCGCTTTCATCTTGATTCCGAATGCGGTTTAGTGTCGCACTACCCACCAGGTAAACCTTACGATAGTATGCTTGAAGCCTCATTTGTCGATCGCTGGGAATCTTTGAAAACAAATTGGATTTTAGAACGTGAAGTCGATTTAATTCCAATTCCTGGTAGTGTGATGATTCCTGACTTTCGCTTGGTGCATCCTGATGGCAGAATATTTTTACTAGAAATTGTCGGTTATTGGCGTCCCGAATATTTACAAAAGAAGTTTTCTCAAGTGCGTAGAGCAAATTGCGATCATTTGATATTAGCAATTTCTGAGCGCTTGAATTTAGAAAAAGCTGGCGTAAAACTTAATGATTGTCCTGCACAAATTGTGTGGTTTAAAGATAAGTTACAGCCTAAGTCTGTTTTAGCAGTACTAGAATAA
- a CDS encoding nicotinate phosphoribosyltransferase: MTPSLDCVPTQELTLTAEDYSLLTDLYQLTMAACYTGEGLEQKWASFELFTRRLPKDFGYLIAMGLAQALEYLENLHFSPTQISALKATGIFTNAPENFWTLLESGHFTGDVWAVPEGTAVFANEPLLRVEAPLWQAQLVETYLLNTLNFQTLVATRAARLRDIAGTSATLLEFGTRRAFSPQSSLWAARAALAAGLDSTSNVLAALQLGSQPSGTMAHSLVMAIAAMEGTEDQAFTAFHRYFPGAPLLIDTYDTVAAAQRLSEKVQAGMQLAGVRLDSGDLVTLSKQVRSLLPGVSIFASGDIDEWEIAKLKASGAEIDGYGLGTRLVTGTPVNGVYKIVEIAGIPVMKQSSGKATYPGRKQVFRSFEGNKASKDSLGLVTETHAQPLLQLVMQQGKRIQPPETLAQIRDRTTKSVASLPDTVRQLDRPIPFPVEISPALQQLTEKTRLAETTVTA; the protein is encoded by the coding sequence ATGACACCTTCCCTGGATTGCGTACCAACTCAAGAACTTACGCTGACTGCGGAAGATTACAGTCTGCTGACAGACCTCTATCAGCTGACAATGGCAGCTTGCTATACAGGCGAAGGGCTAGAGCAAAAATGGGCAAGTTTTGAACTGTTTACCCGTCGCTTACCTAAAGATTTCGGCTACTTAATCGCAATGGGATTAGCCCAAGCGTTAGAGTATCTAGAAAACTTGCACTTCAGTCCAACACAGATATCAGCTTTAAAAGCAACAGGAATTTTTACTAACGCTCCAGAAAACTTTTGGACGCTGCTAGAATCAGGACACTTTACCGGAGACGTGTGGGCAGTACCCGAAGGAACCGCAGTGTTTGCTAATGAACCACTTCTGCGCGTCGAAGCACCACTGTGGCAAGCACAGTTAGTCGAAACCTATTTATTGAATACGCTAAATTTTCAAACATTAGTCGCAACACGGGCAGCACGACTGCGAGATATTGCAGGAACATCCGCGACACTCTTAGAATTTGGGACGCGACGGGCTTTTAGCCCGCAATCGTCATTATGGGCAGCGCGGGCAGCACTAGCTGCTGGATTAGATTCGACATCAAATGTGTTAGCCGCACTTCAGTTAGGGAGTCAGCCGAGTGGGACAATGGCGCATTCTTTAGTTATGGCGATCGCTGCAATGGAAGGTACGGAAGATCAAGCTTTTACAGCGTTTCATCGTTATTTTCCAGGCGCACCTTTGTTGATTGACACCTACGATACAGTAGCAGCTGCCCAACGTTTATCAGAAAAAGTCCAAGCAGGAATGCAACTCGCAGGAGTGCGGTTAGATTCGGGAGACTTAGTAACGTTGTCCAAACAAGTGCGATCACTACTACCAGGAGTCAGTATTTTTGCCAGCGGAGATATTGATGAGTGGGAAATTGCCAAACTTAAAGCGAGTGGTGCAGAAATTGATGGCTATGGATTAGGAACGCGCTTAGTGACAGGTACACCCGTCAATGGAGTCTACAAAATTGTCGAAATTGCTGGCATCCCAGTCATGAAACAATCGAGTGGTAAAGCGACGTATCCTGGACGCAAACAAGTTTTTCGCAGTTTTGAAGGAAATAAAGCAAGCAAAGACTCTTTGGGTTTAGTGACAGAAACTCATGCGCAACCATTATTGCAACTAGTCATGCAGCAAGGCAAAAGAATTCAACCACCAGAGACCTTAGCACAGATTCGCGATCGCACCACCAAGTCAGTTGCCAGTTTACCCGATACTGTGAGGCAACTCGATCGCCCGATACCTTTTCCTGTAGAAATCTCTCCCGCCTTACAGCAGTTGACTGAGAAAACTCGGCTAGCTGAAACAACCGTAACCGCATAG
- a CDS encoding DUF1802 family protein has protein sequence MQLNTSHAIKEWAVAVEALEQAKTIMLLRKGGIHEQGGRFRVAYDQVLLYPTYEHQQPALLKPKYADVVTPVASGWHPETVRIGSWAEITEILLVSDPSAVAALLPFHIWNEKFISDRLKWKSRQPLYVLLLRTYKTQVQLIPYRAEYGGCKSWIELAETISLENSQPVLSDAAYSQMVAEIRQTISNV, from the coding sequence ATGCAATTAAATACTTCCCATGCAATTAAAGAATGGGCTGTAGCAGTTGAAGCGCTAGAGCAAGCAAAAACAATCATGCTACTACGCAAAGGTGGTATTCACGAACAAGGCGGGCGCTTTCGCGTTGCTTATGACCAAGTTTTGCTCTACCCTACCTACGAGCATCAGCAACCTGCGTTGTTGAAACCAAAATATGCTGACGTTGTAACTCCTGTCGCTTCCGGTTGGCATCCTGAAACTGTACGTATTGGTAGTTGGGCAGAAATTACTGAGATTTTGCTTGTGAGTGATCCCTCAGCAGTAGCAGCGTTGTTGCCGTTTCATATCTGGAATGAGAAGTTCATTAGCGATCGCCTAAAATGGAAATCACGTCAGCCGCTATACGTATTGTTGCTACGAACCTACAAAACTCAAGTGCAGTTAATACCCTATCGTGCAGAATATGGGGGGTGTAAGTCTTGGATTGAGTTAGCAGAAACCATTTCTCTAGAAAACTCCCAACCCGTTTTATCCGATGCGGCTTATTCTCAAATGGTGGCAGAAATTCGTCAGACGATCAGTAATGTTTAG
- a CDS encoding gamma-glutamyltransferase family protein, which produces MPPPSSGGVHLLQILNIISNTNLKSLGWRNPDALHLMVEAMRIAYADRSEHLGDPDFVKVPVQQLTSQDYASQRRQEIRMETVRRSSEVKPVDRQTLLRYIKGKESADTSHLTVIDPQRNAVSLTFTINYGFGSGVVTPGTGVLLNDEMDDFAAAPGIPNAYGLVGGDANAIAPRKTPLSSTTPTIVTENNRLRMAVGAPGGSTIIATVLQTILNALEYGMDAGSAVAAPRIHHQWLPDELRIEPFGLDYATIAELCRRGHKIEERSTWGNTNAIVVTPDNTLEGAADPRGEGSPRGF; this is translated from the coding sequence ATGCCGCCGCCATCTTCTGGAGGCGTACACTTATTACAGATTTTAAATATCATCAGCAATACCAACTTAAAATCACTAGGATGGCGTAATCCTGACGCACTGCATCTGATGGTAGAAGCAATGCGGATCGCCTATGCAGATCGTTCCGAACATCTCGGCGATCCCGATTTTGTCAAAGTTCCAGTGCAACAACTTACTAGTCAGGACTATGCTTCCCAAAGACGTCAAGAAATCCGGATGGAGACAGTACGACGTTCAAGTGAAGTCAAACCTGTAGACAGACAAACACTACTCCGCTATATCAAAGGCAAGGAATCAGCTGACACGAGTCATCTAACAGTAATCGATCCGCAGCGTAATGCTGTCAGTCTCACCTTTACAATCAACTACGGCTTCGGTTCTGGTGTTGTCACACCAGGAACAGGAGTTCTCCTCAACGATGAAATGGACGATTTTGCTGCTGCACCAGGTATTCCCAATGCTTACGGGCTTGTCGGCGGAGATGCAAATGCGATCGCACCGCGTAAAACTCCTCTATCGAGTACGACACCCACCATCGTTACCGAAAATAATCGCTTGCGGATGGCAGTCGGCGCACCTGGCGGTAGCACGATTATCGCTACAGTATTGCAAACAATCCTCAATGCCCTAGAATACGGTATGGATGCCGGATCTGCCGTTGCTGCGCCTCGAATTCATCACCAATGGCTACCCGACGAGTTACGAATAGAACCTTTTGGTTTAGACTATGCCACGATTGCCGAACTGTGTCGTCGAGGACATAAAATTGAGGAACGCTCCACTTGGGGCAATACAAATGCGATCGTCGTGACTCCTGATAACACGCTAGAAGGTGCTGCCGATCCCCGTGGAGAAGGTTCGCCTAGGGGATTTTGA
- a CDS encoding gamma-glutamyltransferase → MYLGAQGKVRPNASIDGYLSVAVPGTVAGMYEVHRQYGKLPWATLIAPAIRYARDGFVVSQKYTNAAESRQEAILANPAARQIFTRNGKMYQPGEKLIQRDLAGTLQAVARNPQSFTPKTLPVRSPPTWQETVV, encoded by the coding sequence ATGTATTTAGGTGCGCAAGGCAAAGTGCGTCCGAATGCCAGTATAGATGGTTACTTATCCGTAGCAGTTCCAGGAACCGTAGCCGGAATGTATGAAGTGCATCGCCAATATGGAAAATTACCTTGGGCGACATTGATTGCACCAGCAATTCGCTATGCTCGTGATGGCTTTGTGGTATCGCAAAAATATACTAATGCTGCTGAAAGTCGTCAAGAGGCTATTTTAGCAAATCCCGCAGCACGACAAATTTTTACACGCAATGGCAAAATGTATCAGCCAGGCGAGAAACTAATCCAACGAGATTTAGCAGGAACGTTACAAGCAGTTGCCAGGAACCCCCAAAGCTTTACACCAAAAACATTGCCCGTGCGATCGCCTCCGACATGGCAAGAAACGGTGGTTTAA
- a CDS encoding Uma2 family endonuclease, with translation MVQSSQTDTPVFPPSDLLSKEPQLETYRHLKQLILLLTCLERLWQNRQDFFAGGNISIYYSIRQLKSEDVKGPDFFVVLNTERREHKSWIVWEEDGKYPNFILEILSESTAKNDRGLKKQLYQDVFRTPDYFWFDPYTLELAGFKLNYRIYEPIVANEQGWLWSDELQLYLGIVGEQLRFFTPDGELVLTPEEAEAEERQRAETERQRADAAEAKVETLRQKLLELGVNLE, from the coding sequence ATGGTGCAAAGCAGTCAAACCGACACTCCTGTTTTTCCGCCCAGTGACTTACTGAGTAAAGAACCGCAGTTGGAAACATACCGTCATCTCAAACAACTTATCTTACTGTTAACCTGCTTAGAACGCTTGTGGCAAAATCGGCAAGATTTCTTTGCTGGGGGTAATATAAGCATTTACTATAGCATCCGTCAACTTAAATCCGAGGATGTCAAAGGACCAGATTTTTTTGTAGTGCTTAATACAGAACGTCGAGAGCATAAAAGCTGGATTGTTTGGGAAGAAGATGGAAAGTACCCTAACTTCATTCTGGAAATTCTTTCAGAGTCAACTGCTAAAAATGACCGAGGTTTGAAAAAACAATTGTATCAAGATGTGTTTCGCACACCAGATTACTTCTGGTTTGACCCTTATACATTAGAACTTGCGGGTTTTAAACTCAACTATCGCATCTACGAACCAATCGTCGCGAATGAGCAAGGATGGTTGTGGAGTGACGAATTACAGTTGTATTTGGGTATTGTTGGAGAACAATTGCGGTTTTTTACCCCAGATGGGGAATTAGTTCTTACTCCCGAAGAAGCAGAAGCCGAGGAACGTCAACGGGCTGAAACCGAACGTCAACGGGCTGATGCAGCAGAAGCAAAAGTAGAAACGCTACGGCAAAAGTTGCTGGAATTGGGGGTAAATTTAGAATAG
- a CDS encoding ATP-binding cassette domain-containing protein — translation MLQEQQTVIEFRDVSYSPQHRPIVSNLNFSIRRGEALILLGRSGSGKTTTMKLINRLLTPTQGEVLFDGMPTNQWDEIKLRRKIGYVIQETGLFPHFTVERNVGLIPTLEGWKPKQIKTRVFELLNLVGLEPKQFAKRYPHELSGGQRQRIGVARALAADPPVLLMDEPFGALDPITRLEIQSEFRRLQQELGKTVVFVTHDIQEAFVLASRIGLMDTGRLVVLGTPEDFLGSQEPEALAFKQCLQGIASSKASLPKFSDGDSNNGKWI, via the coding sequence ATGTTGCAGGAACAGCAAACGGTTATTGAATTCCGTGATGTCAGTTATAGCCCACAACACCGCCCAATTGTGTCGAATCTCAATTTCTCAATCCGTCGAGGTGAAGCACTGATTTTGTTAGGACGTAGTGGTAGTGGTAAAACAACCACGATGAAGTTAATTAATCGGCTACTCACACCTACTCAAGGCGAAGTACTATTCGATGGTATGCCGACAAATCAGTGGGATGAAATTAAACTACGGCGCAAAATTGGTTATGTCATTCAAGAAACTGGCTTATTTCCCCATTTTACTGTAGAACGCAATGTCGGCTTAATTCCTACTTTAGAAGGCTGGAAACCTAAACAAATCAAAACGCGGGTGTTTGAACTATTAAACTTAGTCGGTTTAGAACCCAAACAATTTGCTAAACGCTATCCGCATGAATTATCCGGTGGGCAACGCCAGCGGATTGGTGTTGCACGAGCCTTAGCTGCAGATCCTCCAGTATTATTAATGGATGAACCTTTCGGTGCATTAGATCCAATTACTCGCTTAGAAATTCAAAGCGAATTTCGCCGTCTGCAACAAGAACTTGGTAAAACGGTTGTTTTTGTAACTCACGATATTCAAGAAGCATTCGTTCTAGCTTCCCGTATTGGTTTAATGGATACTGGGCGGTTGGTAGTCTTGGGTACGCCAGAAGATTTTTTAGGTTCGCAAGAACCTGAAGCACTTGCCTTCAAGCAGTGTTTGCAAGGAATCGCATCTTCAAAAGCATCACTGCCAAAATTTTCAGATGGAGATAGCAATAACGGAAAATGGATTTAA